Proteins encoded in a region of the Flammeovirga yaeyamensis genome:
- a CDS encoding DUF418 domain-containing protein, translated as MSKALNQRIEVIDVLRGYAVMAIMLIHNIEHFNYYHYPDKSINPDWLNTLNAEVFHWMFFFFGGKTYSIFALLFGFTFYLMYQKQKDKGIDFGPRYLWRLLLLLGFAQFNAAFFPGEVLLLYAVCGVSLFFMRNLSNKSLLFFAIFFLAQPYEILHFIYAQFVPSYEVGGQLYSPLWKSSMDIIKNGTFLETIKGNLTYGQGFSFLWAVENGRAEQTIGLFTLGFWMGKKGYFKNEFLTGWKKVLVISVVTMIPLLYLKDIFLTKQEVLLVKRTVGVIFDMWWKLSFTFIWISLIVLLYQFKPVQKTTKVVKTYGRMSLTNYITQSIFGGIIYFGFGFHLADTCGVAFSLLIGFVFLFFQMLFCHLWLKKNKQGPFEMLWHKWTWAPSIFTKEIDEKPHLEEKAV; from the coding sequence ATGAGTAAAGCTTTAAATCAAAGAATTGAGGTCATCGATGTCCTCAGAGGATATGCTGTGATGGCTATTATGTTAATTCATAATATCGAACATTTTAACTATTATCACTACCCCGATAAATCCATTAACCCAGATTGGCTGAATACACTAAATGCAGAAGTATTCCATTGGATGTTCTTCTTTTTTGGAGGTAAAACCTATTCCATTTTTGCCTTACTATTTGGGTTTACATTTTACCTGATGTATCAAAAGCAGAAAGACAAAGGAATTGATTTTGGACCAAGGTATTTATGGCGATTATTATTGCTTTTAGGCTTTGCTCAATTTAATGCCGCCTTTTTCCCTGGTGAAGTACTTTTACTTTATGCTGTATGTGGTGTTTCTCTATTTTTTATGAGAAACCTTTCCAATAAATCTCTTTTGTTTTTCGCCATATTCTTTTTGGCACAACCTTATGAAATTCTACATTTCATATATGCTCAATTTGTACCATCTTATGAAGTAGGAGGTCAATTGTATTCACCTTTATGGAAATCCAGCATGGATATAATTAAGAATGGAACTTTTTTAGAGACCATTAAAGGTAACCTTACTTATGGACAAGGATTTTCTTTCCTGTGGGCAGTTGAAAATGGCAGGGCTGAACAAACTATAGGTTTATTTACTTTAGGCTTCTGGATGGGAAAAAAAGGCTATTTTAAGAATGAATTTTTAACAGGATGGAAGAAAGTCTTAGTCATCTCTGTTGTGACCATGATTCCACTTTTATATTTAAAAGACATTTTCCTTACTAAACAAGAAGTCCTTCTAGTAAAACGTACTGTAGGGGTTATTTTTGATATGTGGTGGAAGTTGAGCTTCACTTTTATATGGATCTCATTAATTGTTTTACTATATCAATTTAAGCCTGTTCAGAAGACCACTAAAGTAGTGAAAACATATGGTCGAATGAGCTTGACCAATTACATCACTCAATCGATCTTTGGAGGAATTATCTATTTCGGTTTTGGTTTCCATTTAGCCGATACTTGTGGAGTGGCATTTAGTCTACTTATCGGATTTGTTTTCCTATTCTTCCAAATGCTTTTCTGTCACCTTTGGTTGAAAAAGAATAAACAAGGACCTTTTGAAATGTTATGGCATAAATGGACTTGGGCACCATCTATTTTTACCAAAGAAATTGATGAAAAACCTCATCTTGAAGAGAAAGCAGTATAG